Proteins found in one Pyramidobacter piscolens W5455 genomic segment:
- a CDS encoding crossover junction endodeoxyribonuclease RuvC produces MPATTKGLVCLGIDPGIGRLGYGFVCQSGSSYRALAYGCLETPPHQDTSVRIKALYDGVREQIENCSPHFMSVERLYFGQNRTTAEAVWQVRGAILLLGAQYRLPIIEPKPSEVKLTVCGDGTAEKRQVQLMIQQLLNLPEIPRPDDTADALGIALAGLAIVRSPQYAYGRR; encoded by the coding sequence TTGCCAGCGACGACTAAGGGGCTTGTCTGCCTGGGGATCGACCCGGGCATCGGCCGCCTCGGATACGGTTTTGTGTGCCAATCGGGAAGCTCCTATCGGGCGCTGGCCTATGGGTGTCTTGAGACGCCTCCCCATCAGGATACGTCAGTGAGAATCAAAGCGTTGTATGACGGAGTGAGGGAGCAGATTGAAAACTGCTCCCCTCATTTTATGTCCGTCGAAAGACTCTATTTCGGACAGAACCGTACCACTGCCGAAGCGGTGTGGCAGGTTCGGGGAGCGATACTGCTGCTGGGAGCGCAGTATCGTCTGCCGATTATCGAACCCAAACCGTCGGAAGTGAAGCTGACGGTCTGCGGCGACGGCACGGCGGAAAAACGTCAGGTGCAGCTCATGATTCAGCAGCTTCTGAATCTGCCGGAAATTCCCCGTCCCGACGACACGGCCGATGCGCTCGGTATCGCCTTGGCCGGTCTGGCGATCGTCCGCAGTCCGCAGTATGCCTATGGAAGGAGATAG
- a CDS encoding YebC/PmpR family DNA-binding transcriptional regulator produces MSGHSKWANIKHRKAAQDSKKGNERQKLIKMIIIAAKEGGGDPGMNVRLKAALERARAASVPNDTITRAIKRGTGELEGVSYEELMYEGYGIDGVAIICESLTDNRNRTTPEIRAILERNGGSMGTAGSVAWNFERKGSVTIEGAVDEDQLMEDAIDAGAEDVAIQDGGAAVTTDPSAMMDVREALEKKGYKIADAENVFVPKTTVTISDVEKARKMLKLFDLLDSHDDVQNVYANFEFTDEVNEAIASDD; encoded by the coding sequence GAAGTGGGCAAATATCAAACATCGCAAGGCTGCGCAGGATTCCAAAAAAGGAAACGAGCGCCAGAAACTGATCAAGATGATTATCATCGCGGCCAAAGAGGGCGGCGGCGATCCCGGCATGAACGTGCGCCTCAAGGCGGCTCTCGAACGCGCGCGCGCTGCCAGCGTTCCCAACGACACGATCACCAGGGCCATCAAACGCGGCACCGGCGAGCTCGAAGGCGTGTCCTACGAAGAGTTGATGTATGAAGGCTACGGTATCGACGGCGTGGCCATCATCTGCGAGTCGCTGACGGACAACCGCAACCGCACTACGCCCGAGATCCGCGCCATTCTCGAACGCAACGGCGGTTCCATGGGAACGGCCGGCAGCGTGGCCTGGAATTTCGAGCGCAAGGGCAGCGTCACCATCGAAGGCGCGGTCGACGAGGATCAGCTGATGGAGGACGCCATCGACGCCGGGGCCGAAGACGTCGCCATTCAGGACGGGGGTGCCGCCGTGACTACGGATCCTTCAGCCATGATGGACGTTCGCGAAGCGCTTGAAAAGAAGGGCTATAAAATCGCCGACGCCGAAAACGTCTTCGTCCCCAAGACAACCGTGACGATCAGCGACGTGGAGAAAGCCCGCAAGATGCTCAAGCTCTTCGATTTGCTCGACAGCCACGACGACGTTCAGAACGTCTACGCGAACTTCGAATTTACCGACGAGGTGAACGAGGCCATTGCCAGCGACGACTAA